The DNA region CAAGACGAAGAAAGCTCACTCTGATCTCGGTTTCGAAGCTTATGCTGGACTGCTGATTCGATTTTTTACGGCGGTGAAATCATTAGACACAAAGGGATGGGGAGACACAGACAGTACGTTCTACAAGGCACGGATTCTGCGAGCTCTACTGCGGGTTCTCACCGAGCTGATTCTAAAGAGTCCAGCGCCCGCGATGATATCGACGCCGGAATTTTTGGCTACGCTCAGGAAGATTGACCCCCTTACCCTCACGCCTGAAGTAGTGCGGGCAGCTCAAGGGACAGCCGGGGTCACCGATCTCTTTCAGGCCATGCTGAAGCAGGTTGTTGCCTAATGCGACTGTTCGATTACACTCAGGCTCAGCATTTTTGCGCACCACTACCTGCTTATCAGCAAGGCGTCGGGCAGTCACTTCCGACCCTTTACAGGGGCTCGGCTTCCAAGACTGTACGCGAAGGCTCGCAAAACTTTACTATCCATCGGATCAGTCTACTCAACAATGTTGAGCGCGGAATCCTCTTCGGGGTGAGCCAATATCGGCGCGCTTTAGAGATGTTCACTCCAAGCAACGCTGCATGGTCGCAGGTATCTCTCTATTACGCATCGTTCTTTGCAGCGAATGCAATCCTTGGCATGTATGGAGTGTGGGTCGGACAAGGCTATTCAGCCGATGTGGAGTCAGGGATACCGAATCATCAGGCGTTTCAGATTCATAAGAAAAATCTGAAAGGGCCGAGCGGCTATCGTGGAAGCCACGAAGTGTTCTGGGATCTCTATTACGAGGGATGCACGTCCTTTGCGCCATGGGTTCCGACTATCCTCACCGAGGCGATCGAGCCCGTGAACAATAACCGGACGTGGCAGATTACTTCGCGTAACGGTGTCAACTACGACATGGCACAAGCCTTTGACGCATCCGTTCTCTTGAAGTCAAATCCTCGCCCAAAAGACTTGAGTGAATACGGCGGGTCGCTTGGCCAACAGCGTGAGGTAACGGAGCATATTCTTAAACTCGCAGTTCACTTTGCTAAAGAGTTCAAGGTAAGCAGCTTTCCTTATGAGGGCCTTTTGGCCGGAGATCGGCCAAAGGTCATTCGCTCCCTCGTAACCGCGCCGCCGCCAAATCTTGTAACACAATCCATTTTGCAGCAATTGTTTGTGTAGACGTCGTACGTACATTCAGAAGAGAACGTCAATGCGGTCTTTTCACTTTTGCTTCCGTCGATGGCTGCGCAACTTGGAAAGAATCTTGCCGACCAGCCTATCTGCGACATCTGACTGGCCCTCCGCAAGATAGATAGTCTCAATAACGTCCTTGATTATGTGGCGTTGTGCGGGTGGAAAATCTTGCAATGCATCGGCAGTATCCGGGTCATCGGGAAGAGCCTTTAGTTTGCTCGTAATCTTTTTGATCCTTAGTTCGAACCGGTCCCCCTCAGAATCGCTAAATAGCCCACGTTGAGAGGTCTTTGCCAGCGTGGAAAGGCACGATTCAACTTCCTCTTTTAAAGAAGCTACAACGAAAGCTGGAGTCCGGGGCTTTGACGCAATGGCAATGCTTTCCTCGCATTTAGCGAGGTCAGCTTCGTGCTTCTGAAGCGCATTTCTGCTGATCGAGCTGACCCGGCAACGGTGTGCGATGTCCTTTGCAGTGGGAGTAAGACGGGTCAGCAAATCAGAGAAATGGGCGCTGTGCTCATAGTTGTCTCTGCGCCCATTCGGAATAATCTTTTTGCTGAGGACGTGTGTTTCAGCGATCGTCCATCCATTAAAGCGGCTCTCCGGGAAGAGCTCTTCTAAAATGTCGTTTCCGCCAACCTGCACATCCCCAGACCGCAATCGCCAGCCATTTATCATTGTGCTTTTAGGCAAAGTACCTAGATACTCGTGATGCAAAACCCAACTGACTGCGGAGCACTCCCCCTCTCTATCTAGGGTCGTGAACATTTCAGGAGCAAGCAGCTTGAGTCTCTTACCTCCCAGCGCAATCTCGTTGCGATGGGGTCTAAAAACGGGCCCCTCACCCTCGATCTCAACGGACAAAGGTGTGTAGCTTACACCGTTATCTTTGAGATAGTTGGTAATCTCTTCTCCAAAGCTGAACTCCGGGTGAAACGCGACGGGTGCGACCTGCCCCAGGTATTGAGATACGTCGAGCGTATTTAATAGCCTGTCGTCTCGGTGGCGCACAACATTCCGCAGCTCTACTTCAAAAAAGTGGTCTGGATAGCCGCTAGCTGGAATTGTTCGGGATTCGATGCTCTCTGCAATGATCCCTGCGAGGTCGAGTTGGGTATCAGAAGAGCGCAAAAGCGTCCGAACTTTGCGAGAATCCCACCGCAGCTCATAGACAGAGTCTTTGCCCGCCGGGCGAGTGCGGAAGATGAGTTCTTGGCAGTATGCTAATCCTGCCAATCGCCCTACACCTCGGAAGCCTCGCGCGTTTGTACCGCGCTTCGCACTTCCACCGATCGACGTCAGTCGCTTACGGAACTCGCGTTCGCTGAGGCCGAGGCCGTCGTCCGATATCAGGATGCTGCGTTCTTGCCGATTGATTTTTATACGAACGGAACCAGAACGATTTGTGTTGCGAGTAGTCGCGTCTGCATCATGCGCATCGGCTGCGTTTTGAATGTACTCTCGGTACATTGTAAGCGGATCGACGTACATAGAAGTGCTTAAGAGTTCAAGGATGTCTTTGCCAATGAATATCTGATCTGTTGGCTTGGACCATTGCGGTTGTTTCACTTGTAGGCTTACGAGTCCTGACATCAGGCGGTGATCTCCACGTAATCAGAGGCTGCTAGTGTTGAAGCCCGGTCAGCATCATCGTTTAGCCCTGCATCTTCTACTCTCTCCTCGTCGGGGACGGCAGCAGCAGGCCTTGGAGCATTCCAGATCAAGGCTTCTTGCTCCTTGTCCATAGGAATATAGAACTGAAGAATCCTGCGGACGGCTGAACTCTCAGCAATCGTGGGCAACAGCTCAAAATTCCTCGCATCGGTTGACGAAACGAGGCCGAGCAGTTCGTCGCGATCACTATCAGCAAGGCGCGCAAAGTCCGATTGAAATTGATCCAATTCAGCCTTTCCCTCGCCTTTCTCAAACCATTGACGGTTGAAGATGAAGTGGTGTGGCATAAGAAGGATCTTCTCGAAGTCCTGATACGTGTCGCCGAAGGCATGACGAAAGAAGTCGGGCGCACCACTGACAACGCCGTGTGTGGCTTGGAGGATCAGCTGCATGGAACGCAACTGATAGCGCGACCATTTAGCTCCAATGTGCGACCGGTTAGGCAGGTCCGTCGGTTGGAACCGCATAGGAAAGGACCAGATTCGTATTTTCAACTCTTCGTTAAGCGTCACATTCACGCGCATTCTTTCGAACAAATCGCGTGGTGAATCTTTGAAGTTGTACAGCATGTAATTAGAGAGTTCGGTCAATCCGAACTCTGTTGCATAGCGAACGGCTTGAGAATAGGGCTCTATAAGGCCCAGATGATCAAAGGCGATCCGGAGCGGTCTCAAACAGATCGTCGAAAGTTCCCGCAGGTACATCTTGTCCTTGCAGAGAATCCGCGCATCCACGCCCTGATTGAAATCCACTCGCCGTTGCACAGAGACACGCCCGCGCTTCAGCTTCGCGCCAGGAGTAAATCCAAGATCGCGGATCTCTGCGATAATCTCTCTAAATTTGCCTGATGCGACCACATTGTTGTCCATCAGGGTCAAGTCCTTCTTGGCTCCATAAAATTTTTCTACCCCGCGGACTATGGCCGAGATTGATTCGGTATCTCTCTGATCTCCTTCGAGCTTTGGAACGCCACAGAAGCTGCATTTTCTGATGCAACCACGAGACCCGTATGTGAAATAGGCATCACTCACGGGATACTTGTATTCGATCTGATCCAAGATGCTGTAGTCAGGAATGAGATCTTCAATGGGCGTGCCGCTGGTATCATCCGCGTAGAGCTCATCAGAGAAGTCATCGAGCTGCAATGACGTCGCTGGAGCGGTATTGAGTAGACCCTTTATAACTCGGATGCCCTGCCAGCGGCGTTCCTCCAGAAAGCGTTCGTGCATGAGCGATGCGGCAATACCGCCAACGAACACCTTGTCCCGACTACCTCCGGCAACTCTGAGGGCAAAGTCGATGGTCTCAGCTATTTTGGGGTACTCAAATGAAAAGAGGGTCGTCACATAAATCCGATCCCAAGCTTGCCCAAGGACAGATTTGTCTTCACCCTTGATAAACGTGACGTGATCGCGTTTACCTCGTGGGCCATGGTACTGCGCGATCTTCATCAAGCCAAGTGGCGGATATTTGTTCTTGTATCCGGGCTCAATAAGCAGGATTCGATTGTTAGCCACGATTGACCATCCTTAAAGGGCTAACGCCTCTACTCTGTCGAATGCTTGCAACCACCTTACCCACGCCACCTTCTCCGCCAAAACCTTGGAAAGGCCCTTGCCTGCTCCAATCGATATCGCCTAGGAACTCTGAAAGCTTCATAACGAAATACCTCTTGTCACAAATTTGCCCTTTCGCCTCCGTATAAAGATCGGCGGCGATGATCATCAGCGCATAAACACCAACACCTTTGTTGATCAAGTACGCTCTTGGCGCATTCCACAAGTCTTG from Edaphobacter paludis includes:
- a CDS encoding ATP-binding protein — its product is MSGLVSLQVKQPQWSKPTDQIFIGKDILELLSTSMYVDPLTMYREYIQNAADAHDADATTRNTNRSGSVRIKINRQERSILISDDGLGLSEREFRKRLTSIGGSAKRGTNARGFRGVGRLAGLAYCQELIFRTRPAGKDSVYELRWDSRKVRTLLRSSDTQLDLAGIIAESIESRTIPASGYPDHFFEVELRNVVRHRDDRLLNTLDVSQYLGQVAPVAFHPEFSFGEEITNYLKDNGVSYTPLSVEIEGEGPVFRPHRNEIALGGKRLKLLAPEMFTTLDREGECSAVSWVLHHEYLGTLPKSTMINGWRLRSGDVQVGGNDILEELFPESRFNGWTIAETHVLSKKIIPNGRRDNYEHSAHFSDLLTRLTPTAKDIAHRCRVSSISRNALQKHEADLAKCEESIAIASKPRTPAFVVASLKEEVESCLSTLAKTSQRGLFSDSEGDRFELRIKKITSKLKALPDDPDTADALQDFPPAQRHIIKDVIETIYLAEGQSDVADRLVGKILSKLRSHRRKQK